In a genomic window of Scyliorhinus torazame isolate Kashiwa2021f chromosome 5, sScyTor2.1, whole genome shotgun sequence:
- the LOC140421762 gene encoding uncharacterized protein, with the protein MANMKGHEEMQNMEKPWKCGDCGKGYRFPSLLEIHRRIHTGERPFTCSVCEKGFTQLSSLKSHQRFHTGTRLFACSQCGKEFAELSNLKKHQPVHTGERPFTCSQCGKGFTRLSHLRIHQRVHTGERPFPCSQCGKVFSVSSQVLKHQRVHTGERPFSCSQCGKAFTQLSSLKSHQRVHTGERPFICSQCGKEFPRLSSLKRHQRVHTGEKPFSCSQCGKRFIQLSDLTKHQRIHTGEKPFSCSQCGKGFSDSSNLRGHQRVHTGEKAITYSE; encoded by the coding sequence ATGGCCAACATGAAGGGACACGAGGAGatgcaaaacatggagaaaccatggaaatgtggggactgtgggaagggatacagattcccatctctgctggagattcatcgacgcattcacactggggagaggccgttcacctgctctgtgtgtgagaagggattcactcagttatccagcctgaagtcacaccagcggttTCACACTGGGACAAGGCTATttgcctgctctcaatgtgggaaggaattTGCTGAGTTATCCAACCTGAAGAAACATCagccagttcacactggggagaggccattcacctgctcccagtgtgggaagggattcactcggttatcccacctgcggatacatcagcgagtacacactggggagaggccattcccctgctctcagtgtgggaaggtattCAGTGTTTCATCCCAAGTATtgaaacaccaacgagttcacactggggagaggccattctcctgctctcaatgtgggaaagcattcactcagttatccagcctgaagtcacaccagcgagttcacactggggagaggccgttcatctgttctcagtgtgggaaggaatttcctcgcttatccagcctgaagagacaccagcgagttcacactggggagaagccgtttagctgctctcagtgtgggaagagattcattcaGTTGTCAGACTTgacgaaacaccagcgaattcacactggggagaagccattctcctgctcccagtgtgggaagggattcagtgattcatcgaaCCTGcggggacaccagcgagttcacactggggagaaggcaaTCACGTACTCTGAGTAG